From the genome of Blautia pseudococcoides, one region includes:
- a CDS encoding dipicolinate synthase subunit DpsA — MSHKKFDFAVIGGDMRQVYLAQYLLECGCKVCKYALCADIPGTSCYTAPSLLEAVSNAETILAPIPISQSKDIPLSLLPDMLREGQSLFAGCIPRDFQEKIFSKGIFVSDLMKDEILTVKNSIATAEGAVAEAIQKSSRNLHESRCLVLGYGTCGKTLASYLKGMFCHVTVCARRPGVRAEAQVLAGDAISLEELKEHGGSFDFIFNTIPAQIIDRSLLKSLKKQALIIDIASAPGGLDHAEAKNLGISAYLCPGLPGKYAPRSSAYAIAEAVFRILKEFEE; from the coding sequence ATGAGTCACAAAAAATTTGATTTTGCAGTCATCGGCGGAGATATGCGTCAGGTCTATCTGGCACAATATCTCCTGGAATGCGGCTGCAAGGTTTGTAAATATGCACTTTGCGCAGATATTCCGGGCACCTCCTGCTATACTGCCCCCTCTCTTTTGGAGGCAGTTTCAAATGCAGAGACCATTCTTGCGCCAATCCCCATAAGCCAAAGCAAAGATATCCCACTGTCCCTTTTGCCGGATATGCTCCGGGAGGGCCAGTCCTTATTTGCAGGATGCATACCCAGGGACTTCCAGGAAAAAATTTTTTCAAAAGGCATTTTTGTCTCTGATCTGATGAAGGATGAGATACTCACTGTAAAAAACAGCATAGCAACCGCAGAAGGCGCCGTTGCGGAAGCCATTCAGAAAAGCAGCCGCAATCTCCACGAAAGCCGCTGTCTTGTACTGGGATACGGAACCTGCGGGAAAACCCTGGCCTCGTATCTGAAAGGGATGTTCTGTCATGTAACGGTTTGTGCCAGAAGACCCGGCGTGCGGGCAGAAGCCCAGGTGCTGGCAGGGGACGCTATCTCTTTGGAGGAACTGAAAGAACACGGGGGCAGTTTTGATTTTATCTTCAACACAATTCCCGCGCAGATCATTGACAGGTCACTGTTAAAGAGTTTGAAAAAACAGGCTCTTATTATTGATATTGCTTCCGCTCCCGGCGGTTTGGATCATGCCGAAGCGAAGAACCTGGGGATATCCGCATATCTCTGTCCGGGACTTCCGGGGAAATATGCCCCTCGTTCCTCCGCCTATGCCATTGCGGAAGCTGTTTTTCGTATATTAAAGGAATTTGAAGAATAG
- a CDS encoding AraC family transcriptional regulator, with amino-acid sequence MDSYSKTGYLKDDFRLFHITDGEEHSFSYHYHDFYKLLVFIRGDVTYHIEGKSFDLKPYDVVLVNAGEIHKPVINRRSTYERVILYISPAFIDSCRDGGDSLNQCFVQAQKSGSNVLRIELFGQSRLYQVLQELEKSFGEGAFAAALYQKALFLEFLILLNRFSMDAYTGTYIQNSRCNPKILPVLDYIGEHLAEDISIDLLASRFYMSRYYLMHLFKQETGYSVASYISTKRLLRARALIQNGMSVTDACYRCGFKNYSSFSRAYKKLFHTSARGERYES; translated from the coding sequence TTGGATTCTTACAGTAAAACCGGTTATCTGAAAGACGATTTCCGCCTCTTTCATATTACAGACGGGGAGGAGCACAGCTTTTCCTATCATTATCATGATTTTTACAAACTTCTGGTTTTCATCCGGGGGGATGTGACTTACCACATTGAAGGAAAATCCTTTGATCTAAAACCCTATGATGTTGTCCTGGTAAATGCCGGCGAGATCCACAAGCCGGTCATCAACCGCCGTTCCACCTACGAGCGGGTGATCCTCTACATTTCTCCTGCATTCATAGATTCCTGCCGGGATGGAGGGGATTCCCTGAACCAGTGCTTTGTGCAGGCCCAAAAAAGCGGTTCCAATGTACTGCGCATTGAGCTGTTTGGCCAGAGCCGCCTGTATCAGGTTCTGCAGGAGTTGGAAAAATCCTTTGGGGAGGGGGCCTTTGCCGCTGCTCTGTATCAGAAAGCCCTTTTCCTGGAATTTCTCATTCTTCTGAACCGCTTTTCCATGGATGCCTACACAGGCACTTATATACAAAACAGCCGCTGCAATCCCAAAATCCTTCCCGTGCTTGACTATATCGGAGAGCACCTGGCAGAGGACATTTCCATCGACCTGCTGGCATCCCGGTTCTATATGAGCCGTTATTACCTTATGCACTTGTTCAAGCAGGAAACAGGATACAGTGTTGCCAGCTATATTTCCACCAAGCGCCTGCTGCGGGCCAGGGCGCTGATCCAAAACGGCATGTCTGTCACAGACGCCTGCTACCGGTGCGGCTTTAAAAATTATTCCTCCTTTTCCAGAGCCTATAAAAAACTTTTCCACACATCTGCCAGAGGCGAACGGTATGAAAGCTAA
- the dapF gene encoding diaminopimelate epimerase: MKFEKYHGIGNDYLVYDCQKNTEELDGEMIRRVCDRNFGVGSDGILAGPYIEDGEFAVRVFNPDGSEAKRAGNGIRIFAKYLKDAGYTLSERLNIRTKGGKVQVRFLNADGTRIQADMGKLSFSSKEAGLAGEPREALEEKMVFGQNSYDCSCVSMGNTHCVIPMMEISREKVCKIGAFSERSEYFEDRVNTQIMKVLDKNNIQIEIFERGVGYTLASGTSSCAAAGVAFRLGLADSDVMVHMPGGKLWIQIDEDWRVKMTGSVQSVCRIEMTEDFLRFEP, encoded by the coding sequence GTGAAATTTGAAAAGTATCATGGAATAGGAAATGATTATCTGGTATATGACTGTCAGAAGAATACAGAGGAACTGGACGGAGAAATGATCAGGAGAGTCTGTGACAGGAATTTCGGAGTAGGCTCAGACGGCATCCTGGCAGGACCTTATATAGAAGACGGAGAATTTGCTGTCCGTGTCTTTAATCCGGACGGAAGTGAAGCGAAGAGAGCGGGAAACGGCATCCGTATATTTGCCAAGTATTTAAAGGACGCAGGGTACACACTCAGCGAGCGGCTGAATATCAGGACAAAAGGCGGAAAGGTGCAGGTGCGTTTTCTCAATGCGGACGGAACCAGGATCCAGGCGGATATGGGAAAGCTGTCCTTTTCCAGCAAAGAAGCAGGACTTGCGGGTGAGCCACGGGAAGCATTGGAAGAGAAGATGGTATTCGGACAAAATTCATATGACTGTTCCTGTGTTTCCATGGGAAATACACACTGTGTGATCCCCATGATGGAGATTTCCAGGGAAAAGGTCTGTAAAATAGGCGCCTTTTCAGAGCGCTCCGAATATTTTGAGGACCGGGTCAACACACAGATCATGAAAGTTCTCGATAAAAATAACATTCAGATAGAGATATTTGAGCGGGGTGTGGGATATACCCTGGCTTCCGGCACCAGCAGCTGCGCCGCGGCTGGAGTGGCTTTCCGTCTGGGGTTGGCAGATTCGGATGTGATGGTGCACATGCCCGGCGGAAAGCTCTGGATCCAGATTGACGAGGACTGGCGGGTAAAGATGACCGGCAGTGTACAGAGTGTGTGCCGGATTGAAATGACAGAGGATTTCCTGCGGTTTGAGCCGTAG
- a CDS encoding AraC family transcriptional regulator encodes MKKREKEYVEFRYYEIPQRVPLIALMGERWVTRYGSDPMHFHNYMEIGYCCYGKGVMHLGKEDVKYGEGTVTVIPKNFPHHTTGRDEVFDSWEYLFIDTERFLKTVYAEKPVYANTVLERLHSRMFLTSREEAPEIEALVRVILNEMRNREEFYLESVQGCLLTLLLKIARMNPVDSMPEAKIIDDGSLNSILAVLDYIEKHYQEEIKVGQLAQICHMSETHFRRVFTEFMNTSPAEYVNLVRIERACEFLAKSDERLEDIAVKVGFQASATFIRNFKKIVGTAPHQWRSTAREKEDNPSNYNVSVLKGW; translated from the coding sequence ATGAAGAAGAGAGAAAAAGAATATGTAGAATTCCGGTATTATGAGATCCCGCAGCGTGTGCCCCTGATCGCACTTATGGGGGAACGCTGGGTAACGAGGTATGGAAGTGATCCTATGCATTTCCATAACTATATGGAGATAGGCTACTGCTGTTATGGCAAGGGTGTTATGCACCTGGGAAAAGAGGACGTCAAATATGGGGAGGGAACTGTTACGGTTATCCCCAAAAATTTTCCCCATCACACAACGGGAAGGGACGAAGTCTTTGACAGCTGGGAGTATCTTTTTATAGACACGGAGCGTTTTTTAAAGACCGTATACGCGGAAAAACCTGTGTATGCAAATACGGTGCTGGAGCGGCTTCACAGCCGTATGTTTCTGACCAGCAGGGAAGAAGCACCGGAGATCGAGGCGCTTGTCCGTGTCATTCTGAATGAAATGCGCAACAGAGAAGAATTTTATCTGGAGAGCGTGCAGGGATGTCTGCTCACACTGCTTCTCAAAATAGCCAGAATGAATCCGGTGGACAGTATGCCGGAGGCCAAGATCATAGATGACGGAAGTCTGAACAGTATCCTGGCGGTTCTGGATTACATAGAAAAGCATTATCAGGAAGAGATCAAGGTAGGACAGCTGGCACAGATCTGCCATATGAGCGAGACACATTTCAGAAGGGTGTTCACGGAATTTATGAATACGTCTCCGGCAGAATATGTGAATCTTGTACGGATTGAGCGTGCCTGTGAATTTCTTGCGAAATCAGACGAGCGTCTGGAGGACATTGCCGTTAAGGTTGGTTTCCAGGCATCAGCCACATTCATCCGTAACTTCAAGAAGATTGTGGGGACTGCTCCGCACCAGTGGAGAAGCACGGCGAGGGAAAAGGAAGACAACCCTTCCAACTACAATGTATCGGTGTTAAAGGGCTGGTAA
- a CDS encoding ABC transporter substrate-binding protein: MRKNLCYEKKIVAAMLASMMVVSLAACGGDSGSGTTDGGDTKKEETTGTDDTKKEEAAGDAVAATDDDNTLTVWCWDPNFNIYAINKAAEIYAKDHDGFNVKVTEIQSDDIETKLTTAMSAGDLSTLPDIFLMQDNSFQKYATNYPDIFVDLTDKGIDFTEFSEAKVAYSTLDGKNYGVPFDNGAAIGAYRTDLLEQAGYTVADFTDITWDDFMEKAKVVKEKTGQPLLTQQAGSTDIIMMMIQSVGASCFTEDGKANVVDNEAVKKAVEIYSQMVKDGTLVEVTDWDQYVASINNGTVAGVINGCWIMATITAQEDQSGQWAITNLPKMEGVGEASNYSNNGGSSWAVTSNCKKPDLAVDFLKSTFGGSTEFYDDLISKGALATWAPAGESDVYNQEVPFFGNDKVYAKIVDFATKTPSNITGPFYYDARDAIGVALSQITQQGTDIGTALQEAQDTVDFTMGG; encoded by the coding sequence ATGAGAAAAAATTTGTGTTATGAGAAAAAAATTGTTGCAGCTATGCTGGCTTCTATGATGGTTGTTTCACTTGCAGCCTGCGGAGGCGATAGCGGAAGCGGAACCACAGACGGCGGTGATACCAAGAAGGAAGAGACCACCGGAACAGATGACACTAAGAAAGAAGAGGCGGCAGGTGACGCCGTAGCAGCTACAGATGATGACAATACATTGACAGTATGGTGCTGGGACCCCAACTTCAACATCTACGCTATCAACAAAGCTGCTGAGATCTACGCAAAAGACCATGACGGATTTAATGTAAAAGTTACGGAGATCCAGTCAGATGATATTGAGACAAAACTGACAACAGCTATGTCAGCAGGCGATTTAAGTACCTTACCTGACATCTTCCTGATGCAGGATAACTCTTTCCAGAAATATGCTACCAACTACCCGGATATCTTCGTTGATCTTACGGACAAGGGTATTGACTTTACAGAGTTCTCAGAAGCTAAAGTAGCTTACTCTACCTTAGACGGCAAGAACTACGGTGTTCCGTTTGATAACGGTGCTGCTATCGGCGCTTACAGAACAGACCTTCTGGAGCAGGCCGGATATACAGTAGCTGACTTCACAGATATCACATGGGACGACTTTATGGAAAAAGCCAAAGTTGTCAAAGAAAAAACAGGACAGCCTCTGCTGACACAGCAGGCAGGTTCTACGGATATCATCATGATGATGATCCAGTCTGTCGGAGCTTCCTGCTTCACAGAAGACGGAAAAGCAAATGTTGTTGACAATGAAGCTGTTAAGAAAGCTGTAGAGATTTATTCTCAGATGGTAAAAGACGGCACATTAGTAGAAGTAACTGACTGGGATCAGTATGTAGCTTCTATCAACAACGGAACCGTTGCAGGCGTTATCAATGGATGCTGGATCATGGCTACCATCACAGCACAGGAAGATCAGTCCGGACAATGGGCTATCACAAACCTGCCTAAGATGGAAGGTGTTGGCGAGGCCAGCAACTACTCCAACAACGGCGGTTCCTCATGGGCAGTTACATCCAACTGTAAGAAACCAGACCTGGCTGTAGATTTCCTGAAATCCACATTCGGCGGAAGCACAGAGTTCTACGATGACCTGATCTCCAAAGGCGCTCTGGCAACATGGGCACCGGCTGGTGAATCTGATGTTTACAATCAGGAAGTTCCGTTCTTCGGAAATGACAAAGTTTATGCTAAGATCGTAGATTTTGCTACTAAGACACCTTCCAACATTACAGGACCGTTCTACTATGACGCTCGTGATGCCATCGGTGTTGCACTTTCCCAGATCACACAGCAGGGTACAGATATCGGAACTGCACTTCAGGAAGCACAGGATACTGTAGACTTCACAATGGGCGGCTGA
- a CDS encoding carbohydrate ABC transporter permease has protein sequence MSGPNKKGMSLEKKHNVTGWVFLIPATALICWMSFYPMIKAFVMSLQTGIGINLTFGGVANYLRILKDPTFKQCLFNTFFYLIIQVPVMLVLALALASMLNNKHLRFKGLFRTAIFLPCATSLVSYAMIFRSMFANDGFINTVLRGMGADPIMWFANAWTARAVIIIALIWRWTGYNMVFYLSGLQNIEYSVYEAAKIDGASPLQSFFKITVPLLKPTILLTTIMSTNGTLQLFDESLNLTNGGPGKTTMTLSHYIYNTSFVQSPNFGYAAAMSIIVLIMVAILAVIQMKVGDER, from the coding sequence ATGAGTGGTCCTAATAAAAAAGGGATGTCTCTGGAAAAGAAGCATAATGTGACCGGCTGGGTATTTCTGATCCCGGCTACAGCATTGATCTGCTGGATGAGTTTTTATCCCATGATCAAAGCCTTCGTTATGTCTCTGCAGACAGGTATCGGTATTAATTTAACCTTCGGAGGAGTTGCGAACTACCTTCGTATTCTGAAAGACCCTACATTTAAGCAGTGTCTGTTCAACACATTTTTCTATCTGATCATTCAGGTGCCGGTGATGCTGGTACTTGCATTGGCACTGGCTTCCATGCTGAACAATAAGCATCTGCGGTTCAAAGGATTGTTCCGTACAGCGATTTTCCTTCCCTGTGCAACATCCCTTGTATCTTATGCTATGATCTTCCGTTCCATGTTTGCCAATGATGGTTTTATCAATACTGTTTTAAGAGGAATGGGGGCAGATCCCATCATGTGGTTTGCCAATGCATGGACAGCCAGAGCGGTTATTATCATTGCACTGATCTGGAGATGGACAGGATACAATATGGTATTCTATCTGTCAGGCCTGCAGAATATTGAATACTCTGTTTATGAGGCAGCTAAGATTGACGGCGCTTCACCGCTCCAGTCTTTCTTCAAAATTACTGTACCGCTTTTGAAACCAACGATTCTTCTGACAACCATCATGTCCACAAACGGAACCCTGCAGTTGTTCGATGAGTCCCTGAACCTGACCAACGGCGGACCGGGTAAAACAACCATGACTTTGTCCCACTACATATACAATACATCCTTTGTACAGAGCCCGAATTTCGGCTATGCGGCAGCAATGTCTATCATTGTACTGATCATGGTTGCAATTCTGGCAGTTATCCAGATGAAAGTAGGTGATGAACGATGA
- a CDS encoding carbohydrate ABC transporter permease — MNKGQKIFQYVFLTIVSLFSVFPLYYMFCGATNKSTDVVAGKLIPGGYIISNFKALLANQDLARAMWNSFRNAVILTALALLVCSIAGYGFEIYHDKGKDVVMTLLLTAMMIPFAAIMIPLFKMFSTLKMVNSMAAFMLPTISTPFLIMLFRQSARSFPHDIIEAARLDGLSETGIFFRMFFPTMRSTYAAAMTITFMNAWNNYLWPKVILQTDSSITMPMLVANLLGGYTVDYGMLMLGVLICTLPTAIVFFCLQKSFAEGITGAVK, encoded by the coding sequence ATGAATAAAGGCCAAAAAATATTTCAGTATGTATTCCTGACGATCGTTTCACTGTTCTCTGTATTTCCGTTGTACTACATGTTCTGCGGAGCGACAAACAAAAGTACAGATGTAGTAGCCGGCAAGCTGATTCCCGGCGGCTATATTATATCAAATTTCAAGGCCCTGCTGGCGAACCAGGATTTGGCAAGAGCTATGTGGAACTCCTTCAGAAATGCTGTTATCCTGACTGCTCTGGCCCTGCTGGTTTGTTCTATCGCAGGTTACGGCTTTGAGATTTATCATGACAAAGGTAAGGACGTTGTTATGACACTCCTTCTGACAGCTATGATGATTCCTTTCGCAGCTATCATGATCCCTTTGTTCAAGATGTTCTCCACTTTGAAAATGGTCAACAGTATGGCAGCATTTATGCTTCCTACCATTTCAACCCCGTTTTTGATCATGTTGTTCAGGCAAAGTGCCCGTTCGTTCCCGCATGATATTATTGAGGCAGCCCGCCTTGATGGATTGAGCGAAACCGGAATCTTCTTCCGTATGTTCTTCCCGACCATGCGCTCCACATATGCGGCAGCCATGACCATCACATTCATGAACGCATGGAATAACTACCTGTGGCCAAAGGTAATCTTACAGACAGACAGCTCCATCACCATGCCTATGCTGGTAGCCAACCTGTTAGGTGGTTATACAGTTGATTACGGTATGCTGATGCTCGGCGTACTTATCTGTACGCTGCCTACTGCAATTGTATTCTTCTGTCTGCAGAAGAGCTTTGCCGAAGGTATTACAGGTGCTGTCAAATAA
- a CDS encoding glycoside hydrolase family 2 TIM barrel-domain containing protein produces the protein MKVFQYEKVKDPAWFQENRVNAHSDHRYYGSVEKMEQKQDDFRYSLNGLWKFHYARNYQSTIPGFASMDHCCRSWDDIHVPAHIQMEGYDCPQYANVQYPWEGWEELEPGEIPTRFNPVASYVKYFEVPENMKGKRVFISFQGAESGIAVWLNGSYVGYSEDTFTPSEFELTPYLKEGENKLAAQVFKFTSSSWCEDQDFFRFSGIYRDVYLYAIPQVHVEDMRIRTLLDDTFTKADLEIVLKATAEGKAKITLSKENEILMTEGCGLESETKLVMKVENPELWSAEAPVLYDLLIQITDKEGNLTEVIPYKVGFRRFEMKDNIMTLNGKRVVFKGVNRHEFSSVSGRHVSREELVKDIVTMKRNNINAIRTCHYPDGSDIYDLCDEYGLYMIAENNLESHGSWDSQAEKKEPDLNKVVPCDHPEWLGMMLDRVNSMYQRDKNHPAILIWSCGNESFGGKDIYEMSEFYRREDPTRLVHYEGVFWDRRYNGSSDMESQMYPSVESIKAFLEKDRSKPFICCEYTHAMGNSCGAMHKYTDLTDTEPLYQGGFIWDYIDQSIYKKDRYGKEFLAYGGDFDDRPCDYNFSGNGIAYGGDREPSPKMQEVKFNYQNITAIVEKDKVRVINKNLFVNTDSFDCVVLVEKNGHLIKEACLETHTAPLSEDVYELPVRVQTLPGEYAVTVSFRLKEDTLWAKRGHETAFGQGVYQVGEPAVLHKGKMDIVKSVHNIGIHGDGFRVLFSYLNGGLVSYVYGGVEMIKAIPKPNFWRAPTDNDCGNLMPMRYGQWKLASMYLNHKDPQGGYRIPKLEVLEDCAVVTYTYYMPSIPSAECSLAYKVFGDGTIETTLSYDPVKELGDMPEFGVMFKFDADHDHVSWYGMGPEETYVDRCQGAKLGIYSNKVADNMAAYLVPQECGNKVGVRWASVTDRKGRGMLFTGDKMEFSALPYTPHEIENAMHSFELPEVHYTVVRVSAKQMGIAGDDSWGSKTHPEYLLNTEDKMEFTFSFKGV, from the coding sequence ATGAAAGTATTTCAGTACGAGAAAGTCAAAGACCCCGCCTGGTTTCAGGAAAACAGGGTCAACGCCCATTCGGACCACAGATATTATGGATCCGTGGAGAAGATGGAGCAGAAGCAGGATGATTTCAGGTACAGCCTGAATGGTCTGTGGAAATTCCACTATGCCAGGAATTATCAAAGCACGATCCCCGGCTTTGCGTCCATGGATCACTGCTGCAGGTCCTGGGATGATATCCATGTACCGGCTCATATCCAGATGGAGGGATATGACTGCCCCCAGTATGCCAATGTGCAGTATCCCTGGGAGGGCTGGGAGGAGCTGGAACCCGGGGAGATTCCCACACGGTTTAACCCTGTGGCTAGTTATGTGAAATATTTTGAAGTGCCGGAAAATATGAAAGGCAAACGTGTTTTCATCTCTTTCCAGGGCGCGGAGAGCGGTATTGCAGTCTGGCTGAACGGCAGCTATGTGGGATATAGTGAAGATACCTTTACCCCGTCCGAGTTTGAACTGACCCCGTATCTTAAGGAGGGGGAAAATAAACTGGCAGCCCAGGTTTTCAAATTTACCAGCAGCAGTTGGTGTGAGGACCAGGATTTCTTCCGCTTTTCCGGTATTTACAGGGATGTATATCTGTATGCCATACCCCAGGTGCATGTGGAGGATATGAGGATCCGCACACTGCTGGATGATACGTTCACAAAAGCAGATCTGGAGATCGTGCTGAAAGCCACGGCGGAAGGAAAAGCAAAGATCACCCTCTCAAAGGAAAATGAGATATTGATGACAGAGGGATGCGGGCTGGAGAGTGAGACAAAACTGGTGATGAAAGTGGAGAACCCAGAGCTTTGGAGCGCGGAAGCGCCTGTGCTTTATGACCTTCTTATCCAGATCACGGACAAGGAAGGAAACTTAACAGAGGTGATCCCTTACAAAGTCGGTTTCCGAAGATTTGAGATGAAAGACAATATTATGACGCTGAACGGCAAAAGAGTGGTGTTCAAAGGTGTGAACCGTCACGAATTCAGTTCCGTAAGCGGCCGCCATGTGTCAAGGGAAGAGCTGGTCAAGGATATTGTGACCATGAAGAGGAACAATATCAATGCCATCCGCACCTGCCATTACCCGGATGGTTCAGACATCTATGACTTATGTGACGAATACGGGCTTTACATGATCGCGGAGAATAATCTGGAGTCCCACGGTTCCTGGGATTCCCAGGCAGAGAAAAAAGAGCCGGACCTCAATAAGGTAGTGCCCTGCGACCATCCGGAATGGCTGGGCATGATGCTGGACCGTGTAAATTCCATGTATCAGCGAGACAAAAACCATCCGGCTATTCTTATCTGGTCCTGCGGCAATGAATCCTTCGGCGGAAAGGATATTTATGAGATGTCAGAGTTCTACCGCAGGGAAGACCCCACAAGACTGGTGCATTATGAAGGCGTATTCTGGGACCGTAGATATAATGGCTCCAGCGATATGGAAAGCCAGATGTACCCTTCCGTGGAAAGCATCAAGGCATTCCTGGAGAAAGACCGAAGCAAACCGTTTATCTGTTGTGAATATACCCATGCCATGGGGAATTCCTGTGGTGCTATGCATAAATACACAGATCTGACCGATACGGAGCCTTTATACCAGGGCGGATTTATCTGGGATTATATTGACCAGTCCATATATAAAAAAGACCGTTACGGAAAAGAATTCCTGGCTTACGGCGGTGATTTTGATGACCGTCCCTGCGATTATAACTTCAGCGGCAACGGCATTGCCTATGGGGGGGACAGGGAACCTTCCCCAAAGATGCAGGAGGTAAAATTCAATTATCAGAATATCACAGCCATTGTGGAAAAAGATAAAGTGCGGGTGATCAACAAAAATCTGTTTGTAAATACAGACAGTTTTGACTGCGTTGTTTTGGTGGAAAAGAATGGGCACCTGATAAAAGAAGCATGTCTGGAAACACATACGGCGCCTCTTTCTGAGGATGTGTATGAACTGCCGGTCCGTGTTCAGACTTTGCCGGGAGAGTATGCGGTTACGGTTTCCTTCCGCCTGAAAGAGGATACCCTGTGGGCAAAGAGAGGGCACGAGACTGCCTTCGGTCAGGGTGTGTATCAGGTTGGGGAACCTGCTGTTTTACATAAAGGAAAGATGGATATCGTAAAGAGTGTACACAACATTGGGATTCACGGGGATGGTTTCCGTGTTCTCTTCTCCTATCTGAACGGCGGACTTGTATCTTATGTGTACGGCGGTGTGGAGATGATCAAGGCCATTCCGAAACCAAACTTCTGGCGGGCGCCTACAGACAATGACTGCGGCAATCTGATGCCTATGCGCTACGGACAGTGGAAACTGGCAAGCATGTATCTGAACCACAAAGATCCTCAGGGCGGATACCGCATACCAAAACTGGAAGTTTTGGAAGACTGCGCTGTGGTCACTTATACATACTATATGCCATCTATCCCTTCTGCGGAGTGCAGCCTTGCTTATAAAGTATTCGGTGACGGAACCATTGAGACTACACTTTCCTATGACCCGGTCAAAGAACTGGGGGATATGCCGGAATTTGGCGTTATGTTCAAATTTGATGCGGATCATGACCATGTAAGCTGGTATGGCATGGGACCGGAGGAGACCTATGTTGACCGCTGTCAGGGTGCCAAACTTGGTATCTACAGCAACAAAGTGGCTGATAATATGGCTGCGTATCTGGTTCCCCAGGAATGCGGTAATAAGGTGGGTGTCCGCTGGGCCAGTGTGACAGACCGGAAAGGCAGGGGAATGCTTTTTACAGGGGATAAGATGGAATTCTCCGCACTTCCCTATACGCCTCATGAGATTGAGAATGCCATGCATTCTTTTGAGCTTCCGGAAGTACATTATACAGTTGTCAGGGTGTCCGCAAAGCAGATGGGAATAGCCGGAGATGACAGCTGGGGTTCCAAAACCCATCCGGAATATCTTCTGAACACAGAGGACAAAATGGAATTCACATTCAGCTTCAAAGGGGTATAA